The DNA region AACAAGCTcgtattattttattttatttttatttactgtGCTGGTAAATACTGATATAAGAGCTAAAAACTCCGAAAATTGGAAatctttaattattattcgtatcttttctttctttggacAATGACTCTTGACCAGGTGGCTGTTTAGGAGATCTAAAGTTGACACAGAAGTTGTAAGTGCTTAAAACTTAATCAGATGCCAAAAAACACGATGAATCACGTAATAGGTTGTGCAACAAATCCTTATAACTCGTGTAAAATCACATAATTCAACAGGAAACAACAAATCGACGAATGATTGATACGGGTAGAGATTCTGCTCAGCCGAGGAGGAGCACTTCGACGATACGGATATGGTCGAGATGCTTTAGGACCGACCGCAGAGGCTCTGGAATCCCATGTACTCATGGTTTGCCAACTTCTCAACCATGTCCGAGATTCCAACCCCACCTGCAAGATATTCGATCATTTATTACTGAAGGAGGAGGAATGAAATTACACATTAGTTATGTCCTCAATGGTTCGAGACAAGGACGATGCTGCTCACGCTCGTACCTAGACTGATGGCGCTCACAAAGATGGTCAAGGCGAGTATGAAGATAATTATGGATGCCCTGCCTAGTATAGCAATGATCCGTCTCACCACGTGCTGTCCCGCGAATGCGGCCATGGTTGCAACCAACACGAAGTAAGCCGCTGCAGCAGGAAGAAATTTAAATTGTTACTTTTGGCAGCAAACCTTTTTTGATTTCTTTCCCTCTGTTCCGACCAGTACTCTGTTTATGGTTCAATGGTCACTCTAAACGTACCAAACGGGACAGGAAACCGCTTGAGGATGTAGTACTGGACGACCGACATCGAAGATGAGAACGTCATTGCGAAGGTCGATGTAGCACTTGCCACCTGCCACCGGAAGATATCTTAGTTTGTTGATAGCAAGATCATTATCGGAAAATATGCTAAGGTTTTATGTTAATGGGAAGATTAGCTAGTCTCGCTGAAACTCATTTTACCTGTGGAGGAATTCCCAGTTCGAGGAAAAGGGGCCCCAGGATGAAGCCGCCTCCGAGACCGAGCAGCCCACCTACCATGCCGGCAATTATCCCACAGGAGCAGTAGAGGAAGATCATGTGGAGCTTCCAATTCGTGATCTCCTTTCCCTTGGATGCGATCACTCGGGTTCCCCTGTACAGGCATATTGCCTCGTACAATGTAACGGAGACAGCAATTGGCACCTACAGAATGACAACTAAATACCATGTCATAACTGGTTCTATTTCATTTCCATTCTTTCATAGCATAAGTGGCTAAGGCAAGTTTTTAGCTGCGAAACAAGGTTAATTTGCGAAGCAAGTTAGTCTCTGTTCTTCGACTTAATGCATCATCCAATAACAATATGGTTAAGTTTTATTACCTGCAACGAATTCAGAATCCAATAACTGATGGAGCAGTCCTGGGTATATTGCTGCATAGAGAATcacaaaatgaaagaaaaatttagtCCTCATTCAGATCAGTAACGTCAAATTTAGTTCCGGTTTTCCATAATGTTCCGGAACAATGAAGACGGCCTGAAAGTCGGGTCAACAGATAAAAACCACGACAATGTTTACTTTTTGGGTAGAGATCGGAATTCATCAAAACAGAAAAACCGGGCATTTACACAATCAATTCAAACCAGAGTCTTTACGCTTTTAGTATATTTATACTTGGTATTTTGGCTCAAGTAAGTTCGAATTTGTTGAGTCTCAAGGAAGTTTTCCGGGAATCTCGCAGCAGAAAGTTTACCTTGACAATTTGAACGACGAGAAAACCCACCCATACATAAACAAGCAATCCGAGCTCCTTCCAGTGGATGTTCTGAAGTAGAGGAACCTGAAATACAATAAACATCTAAGTGAGAATCCAAGGGGGGGAAATGTTGTCAGATTTCTTTGACAATAAGCCGAGAAGTTTGAACTCACTTCATCTTCGTGTACGGCCACTAAAGGACCACTAGGCAGCGGTTTGTAATCGTCTTTAGAACCATCTGCAGTTTAAGATGTTGGATTAGTACGATCAATACAACAGGATTTTACTTCCAGGGTTGCTATTACTGAAGCTTGCCATCTGGATGATTTTGgcttttctttctaattttcaGTATGTGCTTTCGTTGATGAATCAAATGCAGCAGCATCATCGGGCTGTCTGGAAGACTGTCTAATGCAAACATTTTGACTGCAGAggttatttatttcaaatttttatactCACCTTCGGGCTTCGATTCCGATTCTATCAGCTTGGCTGCTTCCTGCAAAACTCGAGAAGAAGAACCTTAAGCCACTCAGTTCATGGAACTAACAAGAGCATCAAGAAGAACAGGAAACAAGAGACTGACCTTTTTCATCAATGTCTCCTTCTTCCATGTGTCTATGCCTTTGAACAATGCTTTAGTTGATGTTCCTGACATTAATTATCGAAATGAAATCCGTCATTATGTTTCGATCAGAAGAACACAGTTGACAATAGCACTGCATCAAAACATCAAACTTGCGAGCGGGTTTCGCTAACTAGGCAGCTCGTAGATGCAATCGGAAGTGGAGGCACGGATGAGCAAGTCATCCATAGAATTCCATTAcacaatatatgtatatttctaCATGTTCATCTGACAAGGTTAAGCTCTCAGATCATTTCGATTCCAAGCAATCGTATGCCAATATCCAGAATGGTTTTAATTGGAGTACCGAGCTTCGATGAGAAACTAGAACCCGATTAGCATGATGCATATGCAGAGTTCGACAGTAGTCTGGTATTTTTATGAGATGGACATGCCATCATTGGATTAGTTACCTAAGAAGAGGATGATGAGTAAAACCGTAACCATCCAATCAGCAAACATGACGTTGAAGGCAACACCGATGCTGATGCCTAGCATGAGCATCGGCTGGAAGAGCAATGCCAAATCATAGTCGATCAGGGGCATGTCCAGTGTTGGGTGCCTCAGCCTCAGGTTATAGTACACCGTGGAGCCGGCTGCTCCCATAATCATGCCTGCAACAATattgcaccaacaacatacaAAGAGAACCTTAATCTGGCGCCTTCATCCGACAAATATTATGAGTCCAACAAATGCACGAAGCTACATATGAACATAGGGAAGAAATAAAGAGTCAATAACTTACACTTGGAGATGGCAGTGGATGACTTTGGATCAAAGCCGATAATCAGAGTGAGCATTGGAACGAATATCCCACCACCTCCGACCCCTCCAACACTCCCCAGTGCAGCTCCGAAGAACCCGACTATCGATCCCACCACCAATCTCCACCCAAACTCCATCTCCTGCATCGAAACGCATTCAGTCCATTCCACATAAATGTCCATAGGAATAATATATTACATGAAACATTTCGATCCAGTATAGATATTAAGAGAATCTAAACACTATTCTATACTCACAGGCCAAACAGGCTCGTATGACGACTTCCCGCTCTGCCAGAAGAATCTAATGACTTTTCCTAGGATCCCTCGCTCGCCCGTCTCTGGGCCCATGAAGTGCTCGGGATCTTTCTCCATCAGCGGCCTCTCAGCAGCGGCTACGTTGCTCATAGTCGTGAGGAGCAGTACCGATGCCACCAACATAAGAGCTGAAAGCGCCATGGCCCTTCTGTTGATCAGCACCTTCAGAGCCATCTCTCCCGTGCTTGGTTTCGTGACTTTTGAAACCGAAGAGGAGCGTTGAGACGTCTCAGTATCGAGCAGGCGGTCTCTTTTATAAACTCCGTTTGTGAGTTGTGTTGTCGCTTGCTGCAATAGCTCTCTTCTTATGTGTAgcttcttatatatataatatacagcGCCAAGAATGATTTATCAGTGATCACTGGGTGAGAGAGGAAGCAGCATGAAGAAAGGCCATGAAGTGCACACTTATAAATCCTTCCTTCTTCCGCTCACTGGACCTATACGgcctaacttttttttttttttgggggaccattttacttaaaaagaatcttattttctttctgCACTATTAAATGGCACGTGAAgcgcttaattaattaagagattATTAAAAGGGTTATACCGTTCATGTGTCATATTGACCGTGATATGCTGGGCTTAATTTTAGTTTATCAAACCCCTACTTACTATAGGAAAAGTTTATCCGAATAAATTACAAGTTTGCTGATTGCATTACACCATATTCCGTGGTTAAAAGTTATTTCATCCTTCCAATTGTTAGGATGTCCCGCTCAAGTGAACATCCGATGACAGACATATAAGATCATGTAAGTCTTCAATATCCCCATGCAAAATCCAACATGCTTCTCGATTCCATCTACCTTCTTTTCCGGGTATATGCGTTTCATTTTCCGATGACATAACGTGACAGTGTAGATTAGATTTTCAAGGGGCATTGTTAAATGTTAATCTCTAGCTTCTGCCGCATGCGAAAATACGTTCCCACGTATCTTCTTGGGTCCGAATCTTCGGTAAGAATTTTTTGAAATCTAAAACAATCATTCTTGGCAATTATGGAAGCTTCCTGAGCTGCG from Punica granatum isolate Tunisia-2019 chromosome 3, ASM765513v2, whole genome shotgun sequence includes:
- the LOC116201820 gene encoding sulfite exporter TauE/SafE family protein 3-like; its protein translation is MALKVLINRRAMALSALMLVASVLLLTTMSNVAAAERPLMEKDPEHFMGPETGERGILGKVIRFFWQSGKSSYEPVWPEMEFGWRLVVGSIVGFFGAALGSVGGVGGGGIFVPMLTLIIGFDPKSSTAISKCMIMGAAGSTVYYNLRLRHPTLDMPLIDYDLALLFQPMLMLGISIGVAFNVMFADWMVTVLLIILFLGTSTKALFKGIDTWKKETLMKKEAAKLIESESKPEDGSKDDYKPLPSGPLVAVHEDEVPLLQNIHWKELGLLVYVWVGFLVVQIVKQYTQDCSISYWILNSLQVPIAVSVTLYEAICLYRGTRVIASKGKEITNWKLHMIFLYCSCGIIAGMVGGLLGLGGGFILGPLFLELGIPPQVASATSTFAMTFSSSMSVVQYYILKRFPVPFAAYFVLVATMAAFAGQHVVRRIIAILGRASIIIFILALTIFVSAISLGGVGISDMVEKLANHEYMGFQSLCGRS